From Desulfonatronovibrio magnus:
ACACCAAAAGAAGGTGGCACCAACTTAGCACCACCTCCCACTGTAGTTACCCACCAAACCAGCCCACCGTCACTCTCACTCGGCTTTCTGTAAGGCACTGAAATACCACATCCCTTTAGTGTCACTCATTACTGCACATTGGACTGACCCAGCATATACTCACGGCCAAAAGTGGTGCTTAGCTTGGTGTTTGGCTGAACCACGCCATTACACTCGATTTTTTGACCCAGCATATACTCACCTACCGAACCAGTTTTGAGACGATTTCGGTGGCTTCCTGGAGTGTATCCTTCGTCAGATGTGCATACCTTTGCGTAGTTGATATGTCGGCGTGTCCTAATAGTTTTTGCACCTCGTAGAGGGACCTACCGGAATTTACCAGGAAGGATGCATAAGAATGGCGAAGGTCGTGAACCCTCACGTCGGGCAGACCGGCATTGCGTCTTATACGGTCCCAGGTCCCATGCATGTGCTTCATGGGCAGACCTGTATCAGGATTAGGAAACACATAGTCGGAACCATTGCCAGCTCTGCGTTTCAGGATTTTCATAGCTCCCTGGGATAAAGGAATTATCTTCCGTGTCTTGCCTTTGTTCCGCTCCGGGGGCAGGGTCCAGATATGTTCCTCCATATCTATCTCTGACCAGGGCAACTGTGAAGCCTCTGACTTTCTGGCCCCGGTCAGTATCAGGAACTCAATGAGATCGGGCACTACCGGGCTTTTGCAGGTCTTAATTGCTTCCAGCAGGGTTTCCAACTCCTGGTGGGTCAAAAACCTCTCCATAGCCCCGTTATCAGCCAGTTTAGAAACATTTTTGGTGGGTGCCCTTTGAATAATTTCCCAGCGCTCGGCCAGGTTAAATATGTGCTTTACCAAGGCCATTACACGGTTAACAGACCCTGGCTTAAAGCCCCTGTTTACAAGAGCACTCTGGAACTCCAGCAAGTCGCCGGGCTTGAACTCGTCCATGCGCATATTTCCCCAGAGCTTGAGCATGCGTTTTTCGATAAGGTCCTGGTCATATTCCCAGCTGCGTTTGTAGGTCTTCACGTGGGGCAAGTACTTATCCCTGGTAAACTCCCTGAACGTAGGTGTTTTCTTGATCTTCTCCACATGGGCCAGAGGGTCAAAGCCCATCACAACCTGGCTTTTAAGTGCCCTGGCTCTTTCCCGGGCCTGGTCGATACTCAGGGCATCAGACGGCCCGATCATAAGCTGCCTGGTTCTGGAATGCTTATCTCGGTATCTTATGTAGTACGTGGCTTTTCCGTTCCTGCGTACCTCCAGAATAAAGCCGGTCAGCTTCTCATCAAAGTACTGAATTTTCGGCTTGTCGGTGGGTAGTGGCGGGTTATCAACAAAACTTTGCTTCAAAAATACTTTGGGCATAACTGCCTCCTTTCAGTTATAGGTTTGCTTTAAAGCTTATAACCAAAAGCAGGGCGGTTTTTTGAATTGGAAAGGTGCCTGCAGCAAAAACTGAGGCCGTAGGAGGCCCGTAGAGGGCTTTTAGAGGTGTTTTTGGATGTCAGGTATGCGAAAGCGGGTAGAGGGCAAAAATTGTGACGTAGGAAAGCTTAAAACGGAAATGGACTAATAATGTTTTGTCAGTGCTTGACTGCATAGCAAAAAAAGCATAAAAATCAGATATGCAGACTTGGAGCATAGAATTTTTAGATGAAACTGTTGAGGCAGAGTTTGAATCTTTCCCTGCAGAGGTTCGAGCTAAAACTGTTCAAATCATGAACCTGATAAAAGAATTTGGTCTCCATAATGTGGGAATGCCATATACAAGGCCGGTACAGGATAAGATCTGGGAGATAA
This genomic window contains:
- a CDS encoding site-specific integrase, whose protein sequence is MPKVFLKQSFVDNPPLPTDKPKIQYFDEKLTGFILEVRRNGKATYYIRYRDKHSRTRQLMIGPSDALSIDQARERARALKSQVVMGFDPLAHVEKIKKTPTFREFTRDKYLPHVKTYKRSWEYDQDLIEKRMLKLWGNMRMDEFKPGDLLEFQSALVNRGFKPGSVNRVMALVKHIFNLAERWEIIQRAPTKNVSKLADNGAMERFLTHQELETLLEAIKTCKSPVVPDLIEFLILTGARKSEASQLPWSEIDMEEHIWTLPPERNKGKTRKIIPLSQGAMKILKRRAGNGSDYVFPNPDTGLPMKHMHGTWDRIRRNAGLPDVRVHDLRHSYASFLVNSGRSLYEVQKLLGHADISTTQRYAHLTKDTLQEATEIVSKLVR
- a CDS encoding type II toxin-antitoxin system RelE/ParE family toxin — its product is MQTWSIEFLDETVEAEFESFPAEVRAKTVQIMNLIKEFGLHNVGMPYTRPVQDKIWEIRAQQGRSLYITASGRKILILRCFIKKSNKLPQKELKIAQKRAREIQDG